The genomic interval GAGGCCGATGTTGTGTTCGTGCTCTGCTAAGTCCTGGCGTGTAGCCACTACGAGGTCGAAGGGCAAGTCCACACCACCGATATGCCGGTAGAGGTATTGGGCGGTTTTCCGGCGGTGACTGCCCTCTGGCATGACGATCAGCAGGTCTAGATCGCTGCTGGGGCCCAATTCACCTCGAGCCGCGGAGCCGAAGAGAATAATCTTCAGTGGCTGAACGGCCTCGACGATCTGCCGAACCAGCGTGT from Deinococcota bacterium carries:
- a CDS encoding nucleotidyltransferase domain-containing protein, with the translated sequence MTKGRMSTSGQDHQAQDHQANHVALSSVDTLVRQIVEAVQPLKIILFGSAARGELGPSSDLDLLIVMPEGSHRRKTAQYLYRHIGGVDLPFDLVVATRQDLAEHEHNIGLIYRDVLREGKEVYAA